Proteins encoded by one window of Ramlibacter tataouinensis:
- a CDS encoding thiamine pyrophosphate-binding protein, whose protein sequence is MTTEPASRLAGHLIVECLVAQGVTHAFGVPGESYLAVLDGFHALRERIRFIVNRQEGGAAFMAEAAGKLTGRPGVCFVTRGPGATNASIGVHTAFQDSTPMVLFVGDVASDQRDREAFQEVDYASFFGPSTKGMAKRVERIDEPDRIPEAVARAFATAMNGRPGPVVLVLPEDMLVRQTSAQPLPRVEPVQAGCDPLALERVRPLLLAARRPFVIAGGSGWTPAAAQALQRFAEQWQLPVGNAFRFQDCFDNHHPLYAGDVGIGINPKLAARIRESDLVLAIGPRLGEMTTGGYTLLQPPRPAQKLVHIHAGAEELNRVYQADVAINAGMEAAARALQALPPPAQAAWRDWTAAAHADYEANLLPQPLPGDIDMPALVAVLQAHLPADAVLTNGAGNFASWVHRFYRHHGLAKGFKTQLAPTSGAMGYGVPAAIAASLVTGRTAFTIAGDGDFLMTGQELATAMQFGGKSIVVLLNNGMYGTIRMHQEREYPRHVHGTQLDNPDFAALARAYGYAGVRITRTAQFEPEFVAALERPQGTLIEVMLDPEVITTRGTLSAIREAALQRR, encoded by the coding sequence ATGACGACCGAACCTGCCAGCCGCCTCGCCGGCCACCTCATCGTCGAGTGCCTCGTGGCACAGGGCGTGACCCACGCTTTCGGCGTGCCGGGCGAGAGCTACCTGGCCGTGCTCGACGGCTTCCATGCGCTGCGCGAGCGCATCCGCTTCATCGTCAACCGGCAGGAAGGCGGCGCCGCCTTCATGGCCGAAGCGGCCGGCAAGCTGACCGGCCGCCCCGGCGTGTGCTTCGTGACCCGCGGCCCGGGCGCCACCAACGCCTCGATCGGCGTGCACACCGCCTTCCAGGACTCCACGCCGATGGTGCTGTTCGTCGGCGACGTGGCCTCCGACCAGCGCGATCGCGAGGCCTTCCAGGAAGTGGATTACGCGAGCTTCTTCGGGCCGAGCACCAAGGGCATGGCCAAGCGGGTGGAGCGCATCGACGAGCCCGATCGCATTCCCGAAGCCGTCGCGCGGGCCTTCGCCACGGCCATGAACGGCCGCCCGGGTCCGGTGGTGCTCGTGCTGCCGGAGGACATGCTCGTGCGGCAGACCTCGGCACAGCCGTTGCCCCGGGTGGAGCCGGTGCAGGCGGGCTGCGATCCGCTGGCGCTGGAGCGGGTGCGCCCGCTGCTGCTCGCTGCCCGGCGGCCGTTCGTCATCGCCGGCGGCAGCGGCTGGACGCCGGCCGCGGCGCAGGCGCTGCAGCGCTTTGCCGAGCAGTGGCAGCTGCCGGTCGGCAACGCCTTCCGCTTCCAGGACTGCTTCGACAACCACCACCCGCTGTACGCCGGCGATGTCGGCATCGGCATCAACCCGAAGCTGGCCGCCCGGATTCGCGAGAGCGACCTGGTGCTGGCCATCGGGCCGCGCCTGGGCGAGATGACCACCGGCGGCTACACGCTGCTGCAGCCGCCGCGGCCGGCCCAGAAGCTGGTGCACATCCACGCCGGCGCCGAGGAGCTGAACCGGGTCTACCAGGCGGACGTGGCGATCAATGCCGGCATGGAAGCGGCCGCGCGGGCCTTGCAGGCCCTGCCGCCGCCGGCGCAAGCGGCCTGGCGCGACTGGACGGCCGCCGCCCACGCCGATTACGAGGCCAACCTGCTGCCGCAGCCGCTGCCGGGGGACATCGACATGCCGGCCCTCGTGGCGGTGCTGCAGGCGCACTTGCCGGCCGATGCGGTGCTCACCAACGGGGCCGGCAACTTCGCCAGCTGGGTGCACCGCTTCTATCGCCACCACGGCCTGGCCAAGGGCTTCAAGACGCAGCTGGCCCCGACCTCGGGCGCCATGGGCTACGGCGTGCCGGCCGCGATCGCCGCCAGCCTGGTCACTGGCCGCACCGCCTTCACGATCGCCGGGGACGGCGACTTCCTGATGACGGGGCAGGAGCTGGCCACGGCCATGCAGTTCGGCGGCAAGAGCATCGTCGTGCTGCTGAACAACGGCATGTACGGGACGATCCGCATGCACCAGGAGCGCGAGTACCCGCGGCACGTGCACGGCACCCAGCTGGACAACCCCGACTTCGCGGCGCTGGCACGCGCTTACGGCTACGCCGGCGTGCGGATCACGAGAACGGCGCAGTTCGAGCCCGAGTTCGTGGCGGCGCTGGAGCGGCCGCAAGGCACGCTGATCGAGGTCATGCTCGATCCGGAGGTGATCACCACGCGCGGCACGCTCAGCGCGATTCGGGAAGCGGCGCTGCAGCGCCGCTGA
- a CDS encoding SWIB/MDM2 domain-containing protein, which yields MATAKKAAAKKAPAKKAPAKKAAVKKAPAKKAAPAKKAAPAKKAVAKKAAPAKKAAPAKKAVAKKAPAKKRTPNAAFMKPLTPSPQLAAVVGTSPMPRTEVVSKLWAYIKKNKLQDSVNKRMVNADAKLREIFGKAQVSMFEMAGLIGKHVK from the coding sequence ATGGCAACTGCGAAGAAAGCGGCGGCGAAGAAGGCCCCCGCCAAGAAGGCCCCGGCGAAGAAGGCTGCGGTCAAGAAGGCGCCGGCGAAGAAGGCAGCTCCGGCCAAGAAGGCGGCACCGGCCAAGAAGGCCGTCGCCAAGAAGGCGGCTCCGGCCAAGAAGGCGGCGCCGGCGAAGAAGGCCGTCGCCAAGAAGGCGCCCGCCAAGAAGCGCACGCCCAACGCGGCCTTCATGAAGCCGCTGACCCCCAGCCCCCAGCTGGCGGCCGTGGTCGGCACCAGCCCGATGCCCCGCACCGAGGTGGTCAGCAAGCTGTGGGCCTACATCAAGAAGAACAAGCTGCAGGACTCCGTCAACAAGCGCATGGTCAACGCCGACGCCAAGCTGCGCGAGATCTTCGGCAAGGCCCAGGTCTCGATGTTCGAGATGGCCGGCCTGATCGGCAAGCACGTCAAGTAA